One Tunturibacter gelidoferens genomic region harbors:
- a CDS encoding DHA2 family efflux MFS transporter permease subunit, with translation MSDEAGSSGRWKPKVNPWLIAATVALAAFMEVLDTSIANVALPHIAGDLGASTDQGTWVLTSYLVSNAIILPVGAWASSVIGRKNFFLLCITIFTAASFLCGIAPTLPILLISRVLQGVGGGGLQPMAQAIMADSFEEKKRGQAFALYGLVAVLAPSLGPTIGGWITDNYSWRWIFYINLPVGILAFFLVSRLVQDPPWIKADRANLRKLDYIGLGLLTVAMGGMQVMLDKGEENDWFASTFIRIFCFLFVAGMAGLIWWQWRAKNPIMNLRLFKYKNFAICCFLMILVGGVLNAATVLEPQFLQQLMGYTATRAGEALGGGGLALLVVMPLAGIATGRFPARNMAAFGFVCFAGAFYYTSTHFTLTMTFGFASWLRILQMFAIPFAFIAITTAAYVGLPKEASNQVSGIINFVRNVGGSIFIAVTGAIVTNRSLFHQARLQESMQPGNPAFVNRVNALTSYFGGSGKGPGPGLMARAAIYQQLNQQAAAQAYQDIYRLLCWMAMGMVVCAFVLSKNKPGQGAPAGEAMH, from the coding sequence CCATTGCCAATGTCGCCCTTCCCCACATTGCCGGTGATCTCGGCGCCAGCACCGATCAGGGAACCTGGGTTCTCACCAGCTATCTGGTCTCCAACGCAATCATTTTGCCGGTGGGCGCGTGGGCGTCGAGTGTCATCGGCCGCAAGAATTTCTTTCTGCTATGCATCACCATCTTCACCGCGGCAAGTTTTCTTTGCGGTATCGCCCCAACGCTACCGATCTTGCTCATCTCGCGGGTACTTCAGGGAGTCGGAGGTGGCGGCCTCCAGCCTATGGCGCAGGCCATCATGGCGGATTCCTTCGAAGAAAAAAAGCGTGGCCAGGCCTTCGCGCTCTACGGTCTTGTGGCAGTGCTTGCGCCATCCCTTGGGCCGACGATCGGCGGTTGGATCACCGACAACTACTCCTGGCGATGGATCTTCTATATCAATCTTCCCGTCGGCATCCTCGCGTTCTTTCTGGTCAGCCGCCTGGTGCAGGATCCGCCCTGGATCAAAGCAGACCGTGCCAATCTCAGGAAACTGGACTACATCGGCCTCGGATTGCTCACGGTCGCCATGGGCGGCATGCAAGTCATGCTGGATAAGGGGGAAGAGAACGACTGGTTTGCCTCCACCTTCATCCGCATCTTCTGCTTTCTATTCGTTGCAGGTATGGCCGGCCTGATCTGGTGGCAGTGGCGGGCTAAGAATCCCATCATGAATTTGCGGCTATTCAAGTACAAGAATTTCGCTATCTGTTGTTTCCTCATGATTCTAGTCGGCGGCGTCCTGAATGCCGCAACCGTACTCGAGCCCCAGTTCCTGCAGCAGTTGATGGGCTACACGGCAACCCGCGCCGGAGAAGCGCTCGGCGGCGGCGGACTCGCCCTGCTCGTCGTTATGCCGCTGGCAGGAATAGCTACCGGCAGGTTTCCGGCGAGAAACATGGCTGCATTCGGTTTCGTCTGCTTCGCCGGCGCGTTCTATTACACCTCCACGCACTTCACGCTCACTATGACCTTCGGTTTTGCCTCGTGGTTGCGAATTCTTCAGATGTTCGCGATTCCTTTCGCCTTCATCGCCATCACTACCGCGGCTTATGTCGGACTTCCGAAAGAGGCGAGCAATCAGGTCTCTGGGATCATCAACTTCGTTCGCAACGTTGGCGGCAGTATCTTTATCGCCGTCACTGGAGCGATCGTCACCAACCGTTCTCTCTTTCACCAGGCACGCCTGCAGGAGTCCATGCAGCCGGGCAATCCCGCCTTCGTCAACCGGGTCAACGCGCTTACCTCTTACTTTGGCGGTAGCGGCAAAGGACCCGGACCCGGCCTCATGGCGCGAGCTGCAATTTACCAGCAACTCAATCAGCAGGCTGCTGCGCAGGCTTATCAGGACATCTACCGTCTGCTCTGTTGGATGGCAATGGGCATGGTGGTGTGCGCTTTCGTACTAAGTAAGAACAAGCCCGGACAGGGCGCCCCTGCGGGAGAAGCAATGCACTAG